The following are from one region of the Halictus rubicundus isolate RS-2024b chromosome 15, iyHalRubi1_principal, whole genome shotgun sequence genome:
- the LOC143361272 gene encoding transmembrane protein 179, with protein sequence MALTNILLLSQISGYIVAFILSLCIIIPMGLHQDEFRGHCLLFSTGTWQESDGQFVVNWASHVYCHYTIFVGLLLLLTSAVQIYRLSVLMYRGEDSSFLSAFIDVVSSIVLTTVTLIAAIIVTLGFMTWCQNMTKRFPSCELAAGNDIDKADGIDTSGFHIELGAAQFGTWTSLSIWVGLSVFAVLKLLRYHQLENMKVSMYRERQRLIEAARSNEIQE encoded by the exons ATGGCTTTAACGAATATATTGCTACTGAGCCAAATATCTGGATATATtgtagcctttattttatcactTTGTATTATCATACCTATGGGTCTACATCAAGATGAATTTAG GGGACATTGCTTATTATTTTCAACAGGAACATGGCAAGAATCTGATGGACAATTTGTTGTAAATTGGGCCTCGCATGTTTATTGTCATTATACAATATTCGTTGGTTTGCTCTTACTTTTGACATCTGCTGTACAAATCTATAGATTATCTGTATTGATGTATCGTGGCGAAGACAGCTCTTTCTTGTCTGCCTTCATAGATGTTGTTAGTTCAATAGTTCTTACAACAGTAACGTTAATCGCTGCAATTATTGTCACGCTTGGATTTATGACTTGGTGTCAAAATATGACTAAAAGATTTCCATCGTGTGAATTAGCAGCTGGAAATGACATTGATAAAGCCGATGGTATAGATACGTCTGGTTTTCATATAGAATTGGGTGCTGCTCAGTTCGGAACATGGACCAGTTTGTCTATTTGGGTTGGTTTGTCAGTTTTTGCAGTCTTAAAATTATTACGTTATCATCAGTTGGAGAATATGAAGGTTTCCATGTATAGAGAAAGGCAAAGATTGATAGAAGCTGCCAGAAGTAATGAAATCCAAGAATGA
- the LOC143361273 gene encoding uncharacterized protein LOC143361273 produces the protein MKWIVLCVTLVIWNNIISCQDIVFPSDDDIPPLSSSGGVVTERVPIFVLGECPKNMYLYPGYGNSSTWICDCKPTFLYFPLNDSCYAAYRQGPCPPKNYVVLPKNEATPRCVENPCLEDGLVQYNNVCYPLRTIGGPCAPKGVLAVNETTFDIECVPADIEPFITIDPPKKRCPVGTRRNSLGVCKEVYNP, from the exons ATGAAGTGGATAGTTCTTTGTGTTACATTGGTTATCTGGAATAATATTATATCTTGTCAAGATATTGTATTTCCAAGTGATGATGACATACCTCCTCTTAGCAGCAGCGGTGGAGTG GTAACAGAACGTGTGCCAATATTTGTACTAGGAGAATGTCCTAAAAATATGTATCTTTATCCTGGATATGGAAATTCCAGTACATGGATATGCGATTGCAAacctacatttttatattttcctctAAACGACAGTTGTTATGCGGCTTATAGACAAGGACCTTGTCCACCTAAGAATTATGTGGTATTGCCTAAAAATGAGGCAACACCACGATGTGTAGAAAATCCATGCTTAGAAGATGGTTTGGTACAATACAATAATGTGTGTTATCCTCTGAGAACAATAGGTGGTCCATGCGCTCCCAAAGGAGTACTGGCTGTAAATGAGACTACTTTTGACATCGAATGTGTACCAGCAGATATCGAACCATTTATAACAATTGATCCACCTAAAAAGCGGTGTCCTGTAGGGACTCGTAGAAATAGTCTTGGAGTATGTAAAGAAGTGTACAACCCTTAA
- the LOC143361256 gene encoding condensin complex subunit 1-like, which yields MIKDFVIPLNKDELFKSNRNEYFVKSIIPVRMIPQALNETRLELQKNGIDFILEHFDTFFSITVHGNKVELPIVIRGFTRIQKAIEMLVHDMESIFDSTNELQEENRTRFLNITKMLVYLFSWFVCHISEEICKEASDKLTNKKKKSTKSDIEEEWESAKEKALEYVYRLLHLPLHRLWHPPIVEDTFVVLLTKVCYKMLEQSKEGKQKHIRQTIFQILGVAVKKYNHGISCVVKIIQMVKFYDAAHVAIGVVQMVTECGCNGLIREIMKEIDQSEPSEADGRNLSVFLETIATTRPDIVLPILDELMDYLASEHYTMRNSTISVLGIVVQNALTGEELTPEQKNQRDECLNNLQDHILDCNAYVRSKVLQVWQRLSCDGAIPLARQRKLLAATTLRLEDKSASVRKQALQLLRALLQTNPYAAKLNKEEIFQSLEKEEIKYRKMLTESVSKSARGDGQRLELWNGLLPEIRKALKEVINGSKEDNKNHDDTESEDEAEDAENISSDEAFERVRQLMLKEKIYEAVTLLWNSCIKLNQNAQLKTLPFEAKEEFLFMLLLKTFMESEDNKDSTNETTDNSESTDKNGEKKEIEVRKRLVDYWRNCLEITTELEVAIPMAEKLLFSTTAGDAIEACTFLGTAYQFGVTGAATAVHKALFQIFLPDQSVRNNLADVYKQIYLKDNENKKSSRQTALVRVKALIGLLKSLQPGQSQALSQLVATWWNNKDLGNEELQVLWENFSMKTPDIDPLDSRSALMLITMIAKVQNNIVTDNLEVLIKIGLGPRAKTDLLLARDTCRSLLTINNKSNDIKKTVNRYPNDHKMFKKILTLLSENFTNKEEDGYISFVTDAINAIYHLANQPDHLMQQSILCIYNREQFNNSNSKQQIFSLYILSKLLYIIGHTAIKEMVHLDTSVYAELKRRDALRKLKKGEHPDKGDRRGSRKSPKSTNIAPTSARQQLRIKETSLIMEDNGEEAVEGAVDDADAELINDILENHVVTGDGLLAQFVPLVLDVCQNPDKYNNEDIQAAGTLALTKMMTVSSRLCEESLQLLITILERSPHPAIRANVLMGISDLTARFPNLIEPWMKHIYGRLRDENLHVRSTCVRVLSSLIMRDMVRVRGQISELALCITDDNADIREEARQFFKAFSQKANALYNVVPDILSRLTDSDTDLNESDFQEIMKYLLGLLQKEAHIDSIINKVFARFNLATTERKWRDFSYCLSLLPFSQKSIRYLTESLPLLKEKIHNKQVMKAVQTIIEQTKKKPNMKAASMDLEEKMKELLKSTEDTENLQQNDAETMPPPSVSKLRGHVKHRRRHKHSSDEEDDGSDSDIPVKAKSASKKLNSAEPAATPQRRTSTRLFQSTRKR from the exons ATGATTAAGGATTTCGTTATTCCTTTAAACAAAGATGAACTTTTCAAATCGAACCGGAATGAGTATTTCGTTAAATCAATCATCCCAGTCAGGATGATCCCACAAGCTTTAAATG AAACAAGATTAGAACTTCAAAAAAATGGAATTGATTTTATTCTAGAACACTTTGATACATTCTTTTCTATAACTGTTCATGGCAATAAAGTTGAGTTACCAATCGTAATAAGAGGTTTCACAAGAATTCAGAAAG CCATTGAAATGTTAGTCCATGACATGGAAAGTATATTTGACAGCACAAATGAATTGCAAGAAGAAAATAGAACACGATTTTTAAACATTACTAAAATGCTGGTATATCTATTTTCTTGGTTTGTTTGTCACATAAGTGAAGAAATCTGTAAAGAAGCAAGTGACAAACTAACTAATAAG AAGAAAAAATCTACTAAGTCTGATATAGAAGAAGAATGGGAAAGTGCTAAAGAAAAGGCATTAGAATATGTCTACAGATTATTACATTTACCATTACATAGGCTCTGGCATCCTCCGATAGTAGAGGATACGTTTGTTGT ATTACTGACTAAAGTGTGCTATAAAATGTTGGAACAAAGCaaagaaggaaaacaaaaacATATAAGGCAAACAATTTTCCAG ATTTTAGGAGTTGCAGTTAAAAAATACAATCACGGTATAAGCTGTGTAGTAAAAATTATCCAG ATGGTTAAATTTTATGATGCAGCACATGTAGCTATTGGTGTTGTTCAAATGGTTACCGAATGTGGGTGTAACGGCTTAATAAGAGAAATAATGAAGGAAATCGATCAATCTGAACCATCTGAAGCTGATGGTCGCAATTTATCTGTATTTCTTGAAACTATTGCTACTACCAGACCGGACATTGTACTTCCTATTCTTGATGAACTGATGGATTACTTAGCTAGCGAA CATTACACTATGAGAAATTCTACAATTTCTGTTTTGGGAATAGTTGTACAAAACGCACTGACTGGGGAAGAACTTACACCAGAACAAAAAAATCAACGCGACGAATGTCTTAATAATTTACAAGACCATATTTTAGATTGTAATGCGTATGTAAGATCGAAAGTTCTACAGGTTTGGCAACGTTTATCTTGTGATGGAGCTATTCCTCTAGCAAGACAAAGGAAACTCCTAGCTGCTACAACATTACGACTAGAAGATAAAAGTGCAAGTGTGCGAAAGCAAGCACTTCAACTGTTACGTGCATTACTTCAAACCAATCCTTATGCTGCTAAG TTAAACAAAGAGGAAATTTTTCAATCCCTAGAAAAGGAAGAAATAAAGTATAGAAAAATGTTAACTGAAAGTGTTAGTAAAAGTGCTCGCGGCGATGGGCAAAGATTGGAATTATGGAACGGTTTACTTCCAGAAATAAGAAAAGCATTAAAGGAAGTTATTAACGGAAGCAAGGAAGACAATAAAAATCACG ATGATACAGAAAGTGAAGACGAGGCGGAAGATGCAGAAAATATCAGTTCTGATGAAGCATTTGAACGCGTCCGACAACTTatgttaaaagaaaaaatttacgAAGCAGTGACGTTATTATGGAATTCTTGTATTAAATTGAACCAAAATGCACAACTGAAAACTTTACCTTTCGAAGCCAAAGAAGAATTTCTATTCATGCTTTTACTAAAAACGTTTATGGAATCAGAAGATAATAAAGATAGCACAAACGAGACCACGGATAATTCTGAATCAACGGataaaaatggagaaaaaaaggaaatagaAGTGCGAAAACGACTTGTAGACTATTGGAGA aatTGTTTGGAAATTACCACCGAATTAGAAGTTGCTATTCCTATGGcagaaaaattacttttttctaCAACAGCTGGTGATGCTATTGAAGCATGTACTTTTCTGGGAACTGCATATCAGTTTGGAGTAACTGGAGCTGCAACTGCTGTGCATAAGGCTCTCTTTCAAATATTTCTCCCTGATCAGTCAGTACGTAATAACTTGGCTGATGTCTACAAGCAGATATATTTGAAAGACAATGAAAATAAGAAGTCCAGTCGTCAAACCGCTCTTGTGCGCGTAAAAGCTTTAATTGGCTTACTGAAATCACTTCAGCCTGGTCAAAGCCAAGCTTTAAGTCAGCTTGTTGCAACATGGTGGAATAATAAAGATCTGGGTAACGAAGAATTACAA GTCCTATGGGAAAACTTTTCAATGAAAACACCAGATATCGATCCTTTGGATAGCAGATCGGCtttaatgttaataacaatgATTGCTAAAGTTCAGAATAATATTGTGACGGATAATCTAGAAGTATTAATCAAAATAGGTTTAGGACCACGAGCGAAAACGGACCTTCTTTTGGCCAGAGATACATGCAGATCATTGTTAACAATCAACAATAAGAGTAATGATATTAAGAAAACCGTGAATAG GTATCCCAATGAccataaaatgtttaaaaaaattcttacaTTACTGAGTGAAAACTTTACTAACAAAGAAGAAGACGGATATATATCATTTGTGACGGATGCAATTAACGCTATTTATCAC TTAGCAAATCAACCCGATCATTTAATGCAACAATCGATACTATGTATATATAACCGAGAACAATTTAACAATAGTAATTCAAAGcaacaaattttttcactttatataCTGTCTAAATTGCTTTATATAATTGGACATACCGCAATCAAAGAAATGGTACATTTGGATACATCGGTCTACGCAGAATTAAAGCGAAGAGATGCTCTACGGAAATTAAAGAAAGGTGAGCATCCAGATAAAGGGGATCGAAGAGGATCTCGTAAGTCTCCTAAATCGACCAACATTGCTCCAACCAGTGCAAGACAACAACTTCGCATTaaagaa ACAAGCCTAATTATGGAAGATAACGGAGAGGAAGCTGTTGAGGGGGCAGTAGATGACGCAGATGCAGAgcttataaatgatattcttgaaAATCATGTTGTAACTGGAGATGGACTGCTAGCACAATTTGT TCCGTTGGTATTAGACGTATGTCAAAATCCTGACAAATACAATAACGAGGATATACAAGCTGCTGGGACTCTGGCACTTACTAAGATGATGACCGTGAGTTCTAGACTTTGCGAAGAATCATTACAACTGTTGATCACAATACTAGAGCGTTCACCGCATCCTGCCATTCGCGCGAATGTCCTTATGGGAATAAGCGATCTTACAGCGAGATTTCCTAACTTGATAGAACCGTGGATGAAGCACATATATGGCAG GCTACGAGACGAAAATTTACATGTACGCAGCACTTGTGTTCGTGTTTTATCGAGTCTTATAATGAGAGACATGGTACGCGTAAGGGGCCAAATATCAGAATTAGCTCTTTGTATTACTGACGACAACGCCGATATTCGCGAAGAGGCGAGACAGTTCTTCAAAGCTTTTTCACAAAAAGCCAATGCTTTGTATAATGTGGTGCCCGATATTTTGTCTCGGTTAACCGATTCAGATACAGATCTAAATGAATCTGATTTCCAAGAAATTATGAA atACTTATTAGGCTTGTTACAAAAAGAAGCACATATCGATTCTATAATCAACAAAGTTTTTGCTAGATTTAACTTAGCCACCACAGAACGAAAGTGGCGGGACTTTTCATATTGTCTCTCACTTTTGCCATTTAGTCAAAAGA GTATACGATATTTGACTGAGAGCTTACCTTTGCTGAAGGAAAAGATTCATAACAAGCAAGTTATGAAAGCTGTGCAAACTATAATAGAACAGACAAAGAAGAAACCAAATATGAAAGCTGCTTCTATGGACTTGGAGGAGAAAATGAAAGAACTGCTTAAGAGCACAGAGGATACAGAGAACTTACAACAAAACGACGCCGAAACAATGCCACCGCCTTCCGTGTCGAAGTTACGAGGACACGTAAAGCATAGAAGACGACACAAGCATTCTAGCGATGAAGAAGATGATGGCAGTGACTCTGATATACCTGTAAAAG cAAAGAGTGCTTCGAAAAAACTGAATTCTGCGGAACCTGCAGCTACTCCACAAAGAAGAACCTCGACACGTTTATTTCAGTCAACACGTAAACGGTAA
- the Mttfb2 gene encoding mitochondrial transcription factor B2 isoform X1 has product MMTKNFLLSSRNFMILLRKLYNNNNFSGLTRFNQKISSTHLVRRIDENVSYKKNILLDYIERIHLGRTYNIPQQYVSVSTNATDLYLIDETVAKQVVSLIKDDLLKNMSHVIELNPGLGFTTQQLLEIGVPFVHMYEKELRFFDTLNELCSKFPNKLSLQKADLYTVSKSMHINNMSNNTQNTYDLLNNVQHKQWSQENCMQIIGATNRVTFLRHLILSTVFQTCFMSYGRPIFYLTIPPSVWNKFTSPIMRPTSIMFQTIFNYHIFGKVDRKAFIPWNKGKIKKKLDKHVYKHSSTRVEQCTTNEDLSYLYVVKIEPKCKTRVSSHGKDLIYFWYFVRHNLYKPTARVIPSMEKLIPGCGVRLIAMNFNVFTQYRDLSIEQIYDLYLKFRSWPEFEESIFKSNAADIISVYNNYVSEEEGDHEIDNSSH; this is encoded by the exons ATGATGacgaaaaatttcttattatcaTCACGTAATTTCATGATACTACTACGAaaactttataataataataatttttctggTTTGACGAGATTTAATCAAAAAATAAGTTCAACACATCTGGTACGACGTATAGACGAAAATGtatcatataaaaaaaatattctcctTGACTACATAGAAAGGATTCATCTAGGACGTACATATAATATTCCACAACAGTATGTATCAGTGAGTACAAATGCAACTGACTTATACCTAATTGATGAAACAGTGGCTAAGCAAGTTGTCTCGTTAATTAAAGatgatttgttaaaaaatatgtCGCACGTAATAGAATTGAATCCTGGTTTGGGTTTTACAACCCAGCAATTGCTCGAGATTGGTGTCCCATTTGTTCATATGTATGAAAAGGAATTAAGGTTTTTTGATACTTTAAATGAGTTGTGCAGCAAATTTCCTAATAAATTAAGTCTGCAGAAAGCAGATCTTTATACTGTATCAAAGTCGATGCATATAAATAACATGAGTAATAACACTCAGAATACATATGATCTATTGAACAATGTGCAACACAAACAATGGAGCCAGGAAAATTGCATGCAAATAATTGGTGCAACAAATAGGGTAACATTCCTAAGGCATTTAATATTAAGCACAGTATTTCAAACATGCTTTATGTCATATGGGCGACCTATATTTTATCTTACTATACCACCATCTGTATGGAAT AAATTTACTTCTCCAATAATGAGACCTACTAGTATTATGTTTCAAACAATATTTAATTATCATATTTTTGGAAAAGTAGATAGGAAAGCATTCATACCATGGAATAAAGGAAAAATCAAAAAGAAACTAGATAAACATGTATATAAACATTCATCAACAAGGGTAGAACAGTGTACAACTAATGAAGATTTATCCTATCTGTATGTTGTCAAAATTGAACCAAAATGTAAGACTCGGGTATCGAGTCATGGAAAAGATTTGATATACTTTTGGTATTTTGTTCGACATAATTTATATAAACCAACTGCTCGAGTGATACCTTCAATGGA aaaattaatacCAGGTTGCGGTGTGCGACTGATAGCTATGAATTTCAATGTGTTCACTCAATATCGTGATTTAAGCATCGAACAGATATACGACCTTTATTTAAAATTTCGTTCTTGGCCAGAATTTGAGGAGAGCATATTTAAATCGAATGCAGCTGATATTATATCagtttataataattatgtatCCGAAGAAGAAGGAGATCACGAGATTGATAATAGTAGTCATTAA
- the Mttfb2 gene encoding mitochondrial transcription factor B2 isoform X2: MSHVIELNPGLGFTTQQLLEIGVPFVHMYEKELRFFDTLNELCSKFPNKLSLQKADLYTVSKSMHINNMSNNTQNTYDLLNNVQHKQWSQENCMQIIGATNRVTFLRHLILSTVFQTCFMSYGRPIFYLTIPPSVWNKFTSPIMRPTSIMFQTIFNYHIFGKVDRKAFIPWNKGKIKKKLDKHVYKHSSTRVEQCTTNEDLSYLYVVKIEPKCKTRVSSHGKDLIYFWYFVRHNLYKPTARVIPSMEKLIPGCGVRLIAMNFNVFTQYRDLSIEQIYDLYLKFRSWPEFEESIFKSNAADIISVYNNYVSEEEGDHEIDNSSH; this comes from the exons atgtCGCACGTAATAGAATTGAATCCTGGTTTGGGTTTTACAACCCAGCAATTGCTCGAGATTGGTGTCCCATTTGTTCATATGTATGAAAAGGAATTAAGGTTTTTTGATACTTTAAATGAGTTGTGCAGCAAATTTCCTAATAAATTAAGTCTGCAGAAAGCAGATCTTTATACTGTATCAAAGTCGATGCATATAAATAACATGAGTAATAACACTCAGAATACATATGATCTATTGAACAATGTGCAACACAAACAATGGAGCCAGGAAAATTGCATGCAAATAATTGGTGCAACAAATAGGGTAACATTCCTAAGGCATTTAATATTAAGCACAGTATTTCAAACATGCTTTATGTCATATGGGCGACCTATATTTTATCTTACTATACCACCATCTGTATGGAAT AAATTTACTTCTCCAATAATGAGACCTACTAGTATTATGTTTCAAACAATATTTAATTATCATATTTTTGGAAAAGTAGATAGGAAAGCATTCATACCATGGAATAAAGGAAAAATCAAAAAGAAACTAGATAAACATGTATATAAACATTCATCAACAAGGGTAGAACAGTGTACAACTAATGAAGATTTATCCTATCTGTATGTTGTCAAAATTGAACCAAAATGTAAGACTCGGGTATCGAGTCATGGAAAAGATTTGATATACTTTTGGTATTTTGTTCGACATAATTTATATAAACCAACTGCTCGAGTGATACCTTCAATGGA aaaattaatacCAGGTTGCGGTGTGCGACTGATAGCTATGAATTTCAATGTGTTCACTCAATATCGTGATTTAAGCATCGAACAGATATACGACCTTTATTTAAAATTTCGTTCTTGGCCAGAATTTGAGGAGAGCATATTTAAATCGAATGCAGCTGATATTATATCagtttataataattatgtatCCGAAGAAGAAGGAGATCACGAGATTGATAATAGTAGTCATTAA
- the LOC143361269 gene encoding 3'(2'),5'-bisphosphate nucleotidase 1, protein MAQTASLVSRIVASSVFATVRAGKIIRDIMSHGSLNIVEKGKNDLQTEADRCAQRCIIASLSSQFPNITIIGEEESTNCDVPSDWMVSEMDQEILKLKVPAHLENIDPKDVCVWVDPLDGTSEYTQGLVEHVTVLVGVAIGQKPIGGVIHQPYYKNSDSSILGRTIWGIKGIGFGGFSPVAPLAGKRIITTTRSHSNSNVQAAVNALHPDEILRVGGAGYKVLLLLEGKAHACVFASRGYKKWDTCAPEAILQAIGGTLTDCFGEFYSYNAKTSLSNEKGVLATAPGENHQWYLSQIPEEVKEKLK, encoded by the exons ATGGCTCAGACCGCGTCCTTAGTATCACGTATAGTGGCATCTTCTGTATTTGCTACTGTGAGAGCAGGTAAAATTATAAGAGATATTATGAGTCATGGAAGTCTAAACATAGTAGAAAAAGGCAAGAATGATTTACAAACTGAGGCCGATCGTTGTGCTCAAAGGTGTATTATTGCCTCACTAAGTTCACAATTCCCAAATATTACTATTATTGGCGAAGAAGAATCAACAAACTGTGATGTACCATCCGATTGGATGGTGTCAGAGATGGATCAAGAAATATTAAAACTGAAAGTACCAGCACATCTGGAAAATATTGATCCTAAAGACGTATGTGTTTGGGTAGACCCATTAGACG gaACGTCAGAATATACACAAGGACTTGTAGAACATGTTACAGTTTTAGTAGGAGTGGcaattggacaaaaaccaattGGAGGAGTAATACATCAACCATATTATAAAAATAGTGACAGCAGCATATTGGGACGAACTATTTGGGGCATTAAAGGTATAGGATTTGGTGGTTTTTCGCCAGTAGCACCTCTAGCTGGAAAGAGAATAATTACAACTACACG TTCGCATTCAAATAGTAATGTTCAAGCAGCTGTAAATGCTTTACATCCTGATGAAATTTTACGTGTTGGTGGTGCTGGGTATAAG gTATTACTTTTATTGGAGGGAAAAGCTCACGCTTGTGTATTTGCCAGCAGAGGTTACAAAAAATGGGACACCTGCGCACCTGAGGCTATTCTTCAAGCTATTGGTGGCACTTTAACTGATTGTTTCGGAGAATTTTATTCGTATAATGCAAAAACGTCATTATCAAATGAAAAGGGTGTATTAGCTACTGCTCCTGGTGAAAATCATCAATGGTATTTAAGTCAAATACCAGAAGAAGTAAAAGAAAAGTTAAAATAG
- the LOC143361261 gene encoding luciferin 4-monooxygenase: MQQKNILHGPADTIPQFKNLSIGQLLLNQLSIHKSWIAQVDAHTGKEQTFKEILDDSRKLAIVLDKQGLKKNDCIAICSENNAEFCIPMCAAFYLGATVSPLNPLYSERELKYALNITKPKYIFVSKVGAMNMLKVYPQLFWSPKLIMLTESHDNKFPSMKNSILDIIVDSNFHACPVDDDHVAVIPYSSGTTGLPKGVMLTNKNLLAVIRCLAVSTPEILNTNVITLALLPFFHAYSFSVLLVRLTFGNKSVILSRFEENVFLRTIEKYRIEYITLVPPLMIFLAKHPIVDKYDLSSVKDIWCGAAHLSDNIAKVVAKRLNMRNIKQGYGLTETTLAVLISPNNSAKYGSVGILVPGISAKVMPINGNESSEPLGPHEIGELYFKGDLIMKGYYNDEKATKATIDKDGWLHSGDIGYYDEQYYFYVVDRLKELIKYKGYQVPPAELEALLLTCPGVKDAAVIGIPHEEAGELPAAFIVKQDGSDITTENIVKFVNERASSHKRLRGGIKFVDSIPKTASGKILRRALRDTFKSKL, translated from the exons atgcaaCAGAAAAATATCTTACATGGACCAGCTGATACGATTccacaatttaaaaatttgtctaTAGGACAATTACTTTTAAATCAACTAAGCATTCATAAATCTTGGATAGCACAA gtAGATGCTCATACAGGAAAAGAGCAAACATTTAAGGAGATTTTGGATGACAGTCGGAAGCTGGCAATTGTTCTTGATAAACAGGGATTAAAGAAAAATGATTGTATTGCTATATGCAGTGAGAACAATGCAGAATTTTGTATACCAATGTGTGCTGCATTTTATCTAGGGGCTACTGTTAGTCCATTGAATCCACTCTATTCAGAAAGAGAATTAAAATACGCGTTAAACATTACAAAGCCAAAGTACATTTTTGTATCAAAAGTCGGTGCAATGAACATGCTCAAAGTTTATCCTCAATTATTCTGGTCGCCAAAGCTAATAATGTTAACGGAATCACATGATAATAAGTTCCCCAGcatgaaaaattcaatattagaCATAATTGTTGATAGTAACTTCCATGCTTGTCCTGTTGATGATGATCATGTAGCAGTCATTCCATACTCTAGTGGCACAACAGGTTTACCAAAAGGAGTAATGTTaacaaacaaaaatttattaGCAGTAATAAGATGTCTAGCAGTTTCAACGCCTGAGATTTTAAATACTAATGTAATAACATTAGCTTTGTTACCATTTTTCCATGCATATTCTTTCTCTGTACTTCTTGTAAGACTTACATTTGGAAATAAGAGTGTCATTTTATCACGTTTCGAAGAAAATGTGTTTCTACGAACTATAGAAAAGTATAGAATTGAGTACATAACTCTTGTACCACCCCTTATGATATTCCTGGCAAAGCATCCTATTGTGGATAAATATGATTTATCTAGTGTTAAGGATATTTG GTGTGGTGCAGCGCATTTGTCAGACAATATTGCAAAGGTAGTTGCTAAAAGATTAAACATGAGAAATATCAAACAAGGGTATGGATTAACAGAAACTACTTTGGCTGTACTTATATCACCAAATAATAGTGCAAAATATGGGAGTGTAGGCATACTAGTCCCTGGAATTTCAG CAAAGGTAATGCCAATAAATGGGAACGAATCGAGTGAACCTTTAGGGCCACACGAAATTGGAGAATTATATTTCAAAGGAGATTTAATAATGAAAGGGTACTACAACGACGAGAAAGCTACAAAAGCCACTATTGATAAAGACGGCTGGTTACATTCAGGAGACATAGGGTATTACGATGAACAGTATTATTTCTATGTGGTAGATCGTTTAAAAGAGCTTATTAAGTACAAAGGATATCAAGTTCCACCAGCTGAACTAGAGGCATTACTATTAACATGTCCTGGAGTTAAAGATGCAGCAGTGATTGGAATACCACATGAAGAAGCAGGCGAATTACCAGCTGCTTTTATAGTTAAACAAGATGGGTCTGACATAACAACCGAGAATATTGTTAAATTCGTAAATG AACGTGCATCAAGTCACAAACGGCTTCGGGGTGGCATCAAGTTCGTTGATAGTATTCCTAAAACTGCGTCAGGGAAAATACTACGTCGAGCATTACGCGATACATTTAAATCAAAATTGTAA